The Natronosalvus halobius genome contains a region encoding:
- a CDS encoding DNA cytosine methyltransferase, with protein MSEDSLTVVDLFAGAGGISTGAVDAAKNLGYTPGQDFHLTAINHNEHAIATHEENHPWADHYHAKVEAIFPPDVAEPGTVDLLTAGPSCTHFSNARGGKPVKEQERASPWHVLRWVELLRPKHLLIENVGELRSWGPVEDDGTPSRDGSIFVRWVEMLQALGYTVVRDDKDRYGVKLRAADYGDPTTRQRLFVIASRTNRPTPPQPTHSSDPADDLEDWVPASEIIDWSDRGESMFTRSKALASKTMDRIAKGIRDHCDDRLAPYAAALERMDEADIYALQDDVVPIEEIETAIDERTEPFLVRGEVAVDDEPASTPMVMGQHGGAYPRDADTEPVSTITTRGAIHFIEAQAFVLPRNGSARGKHSNPAYNPDERPFHTVTARNHDGRLFSPFLVQYNGTPEHSVKSIDDPLPTLTKRARYALADPEVYPFGIDLRYRMLDPPETKQAQGFPADYEITGDTKKDRRAQIGNAVPVGMARALCEHILATEAPTLSTYGAGFPDDADVEIPAYEEVVSDD; from the coding sequence ATGTCTGAGGACTCCCTCACCGTCGTGGATCTCTTCGCAGGCGCGGGCGGGATCTCGACGGGTGCCGTCGACGCCGCGAAGAACCTCGGCTACACGCCCGGCCAGGACTTCCATCTCACGGCGATCAACCACAACGAACACGCGATCGCGACCCACGAGGAAAATCACCCGTGGGCCGACCACTACCATGCAAAGGTTGAGGCGATCTTCCCGCCAGACGTCGCCGAACCCGGTACGGTCGACCTGCTGACGGCTGGGCCTTCGTGTACGCACTTTTCGAACGCGAGAGGCGGCAAGCCCGTGAAAGAACAGGAACGGGCGTCGCCGTGGCACGTCCTCCGGTGGGTCGAACTCCTGCGACCGAAACACCTGCTCATCGAGAACGTCGGCGAGCTCCGGTCGTGGGGGCCGGTCGAAGACGACGGGACACCGTCGCGCGACGGCTCGATCTTCGTGCGTTGGGTCGAGATGCTTCAGGCACTGGGCTACACCGTCGTCCGTGACGACAAAGACCGCTACGGCGTCAAACTCCGGGCCGCCGACTACGGCGACCCGACGACGCGACAGCGACTGTTCGTAATCGCGTCACGAACGAACCGCCCAACTCCACCACAACCAACCCACTCGAGCGACCCGGCCGACGACCTCGAGGACTGGGTGCCAGCGAGCGAGATAATCGACTGGAGCGACCGGGGCGAGTCGATGTTCACCCGCTCGAAGGCGCTCGCAAGCAAGACGATGGACCGCATCGCGAAGGGCATCCGCGACCACTGTGACGACCGACTGGCGCCCTACGCGGCGGCACTCGAGCGAATGGACGAGGCCGATATATACGCACTCCAGGACGACGTCGTCCCGATCGAAGAGATCGAGACGGCGATAGACGAGCGGACGGAACCGTTCCTGGTTCGTGGCGAGGTCGCCGTCGACGACGAACCAGCGTCGACGCCGATGGTGATGGGCCAGCACGGCGGAGCGTACCCACGCGATGCGGACACGGAACCGGTGTCGACCATCACGACACGCGGCGCTATCCACTTCATCGAAGCCCAGGCGTTCGTCCTGCCACGGAACGGTTCGGCTCGAGGCAAGCACTCGAACCCGGCCTACAATCCCGACGAGAGGCCGTTTCACACGGTGACGGCCCGTAATCACGACGGTCGGCTGTTCTCGCCGTTCCTGGTCCAGTACAACGGCACGCCAGAACACTCGGTGAAGTCGATCGACGACCCGCTCCCGACGCTCACCAAACGCGCTCGGTACGCGCTGGCCGATCCGGAAGTCTACCCGTTCGGTATCGATCTCCGATACCGGATGCTCGACCCGCCGGAGACCAAACAAGCGCAGGGGTTCCCGGCGGACTACGAGATCACGGGCGACACGAAGAAAGACCGCCGCGCACAGATCGGGAACGCGGTTCCGGTCGGGATGGCCCGAGCGCTCTGTGAGCACATTCTCGCGACGGAGGCGCCGACGCTGTCGACCTACGGCGCCGGGTTCCCCGACGACGCCGACGTGGAGATCCCGGCGTACGAGGAGGTGGTCTCGGATGACTAA
- a CDS encoding DUF7563 family protein produces the protein MSTEIPTVYGADTIGNRCLNCGNRVLEGTVGVYGDNDGNLHACPECSTYRHLKQGAGWNPDFEPGVNGE, from the coding sequence ATGAGCACTGAAATTCCGACGGTCTACGGCGCCGACACTATCGGGAACCGCTGTCTCAACTGCGGGAATCGGGTCCTCGAGGGGACGGTCGGCGTCTACGGCGACAACGACGGAAACCTCCACGCGTGCCCGGAGTGCTCGACGTACCGACACCTCAAGCAGGGCGCTGGCTGGAATCCCGACTTCGAACCGGGGGTGAACGGCGAATGA
- a CDS encoding DUF6610 family protein, protein MPSVDIITTGRPDLTAYAGEYGYLRGTRLDDEPRYRRENVRVEFLDLHWEEPDFEGLLEAAEWHRPKYAVAGDYDGSNYEKVNDRARQLAEYAENVIVVPHHDGDLEHAPEWCVVGYSTPSEYAATEIPIREYRETSHDLHILGGTPHLQHELLGRLWVENVVSMDCNSHHKAATIGAKAWYPDRPHWRKIGPEGMENAVESAYKISVTNLNMDHQRRGLFPATDGGSSRYIETGTERSGGDDR, encoded by the coding sequence GTGCCCTCTGTTGATATAATCACGACAGGGCGGCCTGATTTGACAGCCTACGCGGGCGAGTATGGATACCTTCGCGGTACCCGCCTCGATGACGAACCACGATACCGACGCGAGAACGTTCGCGTGGAGTTTCTCGATCTCCACTGGGAAGAACCGGATTTTGAGGGCCTACTCGAGGCTGCGGAGTGGCACCGGCCAAAGTACGCGGTCGCCGGGGATTACGATGGCTCGAATTACGAGAAGGTCAACGACCGAGCCCGGCAGCTCGCTGAGTACGCCGAGAACGTTATCGTCGTCCCACATCACGACGGCGATCTCGAGCACGCTCCCGAGTGGTGCGTCGTCGGTTACTCGACGCCGTCGGAGTATGCCGCGACGGAGATACCGATTCGGGAGTATCGAGAAACGAGCCACGACCTCCACATCCTCGGAGGGACGCCGCATTTGCAACACGAGTTGCTCGGACGTCTGTGGGTCGAGAACGTCGTCTCGATGGACTGCAACAGCCACCACAAGGCAGCAACCATCGGCGCGAAGGCGTGGTATCCTGACCGGCCACACTGGCGAAAGATCGGCCCGGAGGGTATGGAGAACGCGGTCGAATCCGCATACAAGATTTCGGTTACGAACCTGAATATGGATCACCAACGACGGGGTTTATTCCCAGCGACGGACGGAGGAAGCAGCCGCTACATAGAGACGGGGACTGAGCGTTCAGGGGGTGACGACCGATGA